In Streptomyces sp. NBC_01426, one genomic interval encodes:
- a CDS encoding APC family permease has translation MATPARTSRLRAWMLEGLTAENSSPAAKEAAAQPHGRPWWRVMCLTGLDYFSTLGYQPGIAFLAAGLLSPLATIVLVLLTLFGALPVYRRVAEESPHGEGSIAMLERLLTFWKGKLFVLTLLGFAATDFLITITLSAADATAHLVENPHLTSTLHGHEVLITLIMIALLGAVFLKGFSEAIGVAVFLVFTYLGLNVVVVAVGLWHVFTAPQVITDWTTALTTEHGNPFMMIAIALVVFPKLALGLSGFETGVAVMPHVKGDPEDTEQKPAGRIRGAKKLLTTAAIIMSVFLICSSFITTLLIPPAQFQPGGEANGRALAYLAHEYLGSAFGTVYDISTILILWFAGSSAMAGLLNLMPRYLPRYGMAPQWARALRPMVIVFTLVAFLVTWIFDADVDAQGGAYATGVLVLITSAAVAVTIAARRAGERGWTIGFGIISAVFIYTTAVNVVERPDGVKIGACFIGGIMALSLLSRLARVFELRVTDVELDDMAERFIRDTANRTIRFIANEPDNRDRTEYREKVEQIRADNDIPQGDDVMFVEVTVLDASEFESGMRVRGEVLHDRYRVLTLESSSIPNALAALLLHVRDETGQRPHIYFEWTEGNPMANFLRFFLFGQGEVAPVTREVIREAEPDRARRPHVHAG, from the coding sequence ATGGCCACCCCTGCCCGCACATCGCGCCTGCGCGCGTGGATGCTGGAAGGCTTGACCGCCGAGAACAGTTCGCCCGCCGCCAAGGAAGCGGCGGCACAGCCCCACGGCCGGCCCTGGTGGCGCGTCATGTGCCTGACGGGCCTGGACTACTTCTCCACCCTCGGCTATCAGCCCGGCATCGCGTTCCTCGCGGCCGGGCTGCTGTCACCGCTGGCGACCATCGTGCTCGTGCTGCTCACCCTGTTCGGCGCGCTGCCCGTCTACCGGCGGGTGGCAGAGGAGAGCCCGCACGGCGAGGGCTCCATCGCGATGCTGGAGCGGCTGCTGACGTTCTGGAAGGGCAAGCTGTTCGTCCTGACCCTCCTCGGGTTCGCGGCGACCGACTTCCTGATCACCATTACCCTCTCCGCGGCGGACGCGACCGCGCACCTGGTGGAGAACCCGCACCTCACCAGCACCCTGCACGGCCACGAGGTGCTGATCACCCTGATCATGATCGCGCTGCTCGGCGCCGTCTTCCTCAAGGGGTTCAGCGAGGCCATCGGCGTCGCGGTCTTCCTGGTCTTCACCTATCTCGGCCTGAACGTGGTCGTGGTGGCGGTCGGGCTGTGGCACGTGTTCACCGCACCGCAGGTCATCACCGACTGGACGACCGCGCTGACCACCGAGCACGGCAACCCGTTCATGATGATCGCCATCGCGCTCGTCGTGTTCCCCAAGCTCGCGCTGGGCCTGTCGGGGTTCGAGACGGGCGTCGCGGTCATGCCGCACGTCAAGGGCGATCCCGAGGACACGGAGCAGAAGCCCGCCGGGCGGATCCGAGGTGCCAAGAAGCTCCTGACGACCGCCGCGATCATCATGAGCGTGTTCCTGATCTGCTCCAGCTTCATCACCACCCTGCTCATCCCACCCGCCCAGTTTCAGCCAGGCGGTGAGGCCAACGGCCGCGCCCTGGCCTACCTGGCCCACGAGTACCTGGGATCGGCCTTCGGCACGGTCTACGACATCTCCACGATCCTCATCCTCTGGTTCGCCGGCTCCTCCGCCATGGCGGGCCTGCTCAACCTGATGCCGCGCTACCTGCCCCGTTACGGCATGGCCCCGCAGTGGGCCCGCGCACTGCGTCCCATGGTCATCGTGTTCACGCTGGTCGCGTTCCTGGTGACCTGGATCTTCGACGCAGACGTGGACGCCCAGGGAGGCGCGTACGCCACCGGGGTGCTCGTCCTGATCACCTCGGCGGCGGTCGCCGTGACCATCGCCGCGCGCCGGGCGGGGGAGCGCGGCTGGACCATCGGCTTCGGGATCATCTCCGCCGTCTTCATCTACACGACCGCGGTGAACGTCGTCGAACGCCCCGACGGTGTGAAGATCGGCGCCTGCTTCATCGGCGGCATCATGGCCCTCTCCTTGCTGTCCCGCCTCGCCCGCGTCTTCGAGCTGCGCGTCACGGACGTGGAGCTGGACGACATGGCAGAGCGGTTCATCCGCGACACCGCCAACCGCACGATCCGCTTCATCGCCAACGAGCCCGACAACAGGGACCGGACCGAGTACCGCGAGAAGGTCGAGCAGATCCGCGCGGACAACGACATCCCGCAGGGCGACGACGTCATGTTCGTCGAGGTCACCGTCCTGGACGCCTCCGAGTTCGAATCCGGCATGCGGGTACGCGGTGAGGTGCTCCACGACCGCTACCGCGTCCTGACCCTGGAAAGCTCCAGCATCCCCAACGCACTGGCCGCCCTGCTGCTCCATGTACGCGACGAGACCGGACAGCGCCCTCACATCTATTTCGAGTGGACCGAGGGCAACCCGATGGCCAACTTCCTGCGGTTCTTCCTCTTCGGCCAGGGCGAGGTCGCCCCCGTCACCCGGGAGGTCATCCGGGAGGCGGAACCGGACCGGGCCCGCCGCCCCCACGTCCACGCCGGCTGA
- a CDS encoding NADPH-dependent F420 reductase yields MTTIAVLGNGRVGGNLATALTRAGHEVTVADRTPGAAADAARTARIVINATPGAGSPERLTALREELRDKILIDVSNATIDGPDGLPADLIHPGSSLAEQLQEALPDTRVVKTLNTMLFPVMTAPAALTQTPTAFLSGNDQQAKQTVRELLVDLGWHKEWITDLGDIHTARATEAAILFVPHIIRAQGFTPFAISVAR; encoded by the coding sequence ATGACCACGATCGCAGTACTCGGAAACGGCCGCGTCGGCGGCAACCTGGCCACCGCCCTCACCCGAGCCGGGCACGAGGTGACCGTCGCGGATCGCACCCCGGGCGCCGCCGCCGACGCCGCCCGGACAGCCCGGATCGTCATCAACGCCACCCCCGGCGCCGGCTCACCGGAACGCCTCACCGCCCTGCGCGAGGAACTCCGGGACAAGATCCTCATCGACGTCTCCAACGCCACCATCGACGGACCGGACGGACTGCCCGCCGACCTGATCCACCCCGGCTCAAGCCTCGCCGAGCAACTCCAGGAAGCACTCCCCGACACCCGCGTCGTCAAGACACTCAACACCATGCTCTTCCCCGTCATGACCGCCCCGGCCGCACTCACCCAGACACCCACCGCCTTCCTCTCCGGCAACGACCAGCAAGCCAAACAGACCGTCCGCGAACTCCTCGTCGACCTCGGCTGGCACAAGGAATGGATCACCGACCTCGGCGACATCCACACCGCCCGCGCCACCGAAGCCGCCATACTCTTCGTCCCGCACATCATCCGGGCCCAAGGATTCACACCTTTCGCCATCTCGGTCGCCCGCTGA
- a CDS encoding SAV_915 family protein, with amino-acid sequence MCLFQYEDDPEPEERTPAGPLYVPARPGPAQVAVRLFRTPLGARTAVGFTTPERLAATLGAQQPWVRLSASALRAMAEPLGASLLTVDPTLTAPSATTATAPGPVDVAVLQAPETAARTV; translated from the coding sequence ATGTGTTTGTTCCAGTACGAAGACGACCCGGAGCCTGAGGAACGGACCCCGGCCGGACCCCTGTACGTGCCGGCTCGGCCGGGTCCCGCTCAGGTGGCGGTACGCCTTTTCCGCACCCCGCTGGGTGCCCGTACCGCCGTCGGCTTCACCACTCCCGAGCGGTTGGCGGCCACGCTCGGCGCGCAGCAGCCCTGGGTCCGGCTCTCCGCGTCCGCGCTCCGAGCGATGGCCGAGCCCCTCGGGGCATCGCTGCTCACCGTCGATCCGACCCTCACCGCTCCCTCGGCCACCACGGCGACGGCCCCCGGACCGGTCGACGTCGCGGTGCTCCAGGCACCCGAGACCGCTGCCCGGACCGTCTGA
- a CDS encoding snapalysin family zinc-dependent metalloprotease gives MSLGTWLKVGTSAAAMVLAAATAATAAPAPIPDATAAVVTLRYDDSRAGGWEAAIAAGVASWNANVGNVRLVEAAPGVRAEIVIVATTGWPQATLGPVRPGRQVRVELGAQAVSQGYDKTRIAAHELGHSLGLPDTKPGPCSQLMSGSTAGTACTNAVPNATERSRVQNAYANGLAATVPTDGRVLIDAP, from the coding sequence ATGTCTCTGGGCACCTGGCTGAAAGTCGGCACCTCCGCCGCCGCGATGGTTCTCGCGGCGGCAACCGCCGCGACCGCGGCACCCGCGCCCATACCGGACGCCACCGCAGCGGTGGTGACGCTCCGGTACGACGACAGTCGGGCCGGCGGATGGGAAGCGGCCATCGCGGCCGGGGTCGCTTCCTGGAACGCGAACGTCGGCAACGTTCGGCTGGTGGAGGCCGCGCCCGGGGTCCGGGCCGAGATCGTCATCGTGGCCACCACCGGCTGGCCGCAGGCCACCCTCGGCCCGGTCCGTCCGGGGCGACAGGTACGAGTCGAACTCGGTGCGCAGGCCGTGAGTCAGGGGTACGACAAGACGCGCATCGCCGCGCACGAGCTGGGCCACAGCCTGGGCCTGCCGGACACCAAGCCGGGGCCGTGCTCCCAGCTGATGTCCGGGTCCACCGCCGGGACGGCCTGCACCAACGCCGTACCCAATGCGACGGAGCGGTCCCGCGTGCAGAACGCGTACGCGAACGGCCTCGCGGCAACCGTGCCGACCGACGGCCGGGTACTCATCGACGCCCCCTGA
- a CDS encoding inositol monophosphatase family protein: MSETLQTTDVADVAIPDADLLDQTVIAVRAAGSALRERFGEVVRYESREELMRALAVNDDAALDILRPALSGLRPEAGWVEDELDGGALPPGEWWVVDPAEGNVNHLHALADWAVTATLVRENQPVLTVVHLPLTGETYTALAGAGAHLDGRPLHVSPTTDLGLGIVATSQARPDEDEKIVRRVGSSITAMLFDALVVRTSVPATLHLVNVAAGRIDAFWQFAGARADLLPGALLVTEAGGRISDAEGRPWTPHSGSFLAAAPGIHTEAVTTLSR; this comes from the coding sequence ATGTCCGAAACTCTCCAGACCACCGATGTCGCCGATGTCGCCATCCCCGATGCCGACCTGCTCGATCAGACCGTGATCGCCGTGCGCGCCGCCGGTTCGGCGTTGCGTGAGCGCTTCGGTGAGGTGGTCCGCTATGAGAGCCGCGAGGAGTTGATGCGCGCGCTCGCCGTGAACGACGACGCGGCGCTCGACATCCTGCGTCCCGCCCTGTCCGGTTTGCGGCCGGAGGCCGGTTGGGTGGAGGACGAGTTGGACGGTGGGGCGCTGCCGCCGGGTGAGTGGTGGGTGGTGGATCCGGCCGAAGGCAATGTCAACCACTTGCACGCGCTGGCGGACTGGGCGGTGACCGCCACCCTCGTGCGTGAGAATCAGCCGGTGCTCACCGTGGTGCACCTGCCGTTGACCGGCGAGACCTACACCGCGCTCGCCGGCGCCGGCGCCCACCTCGACGGTCGCCCGCTCCACGTCTCCCCGACCACGGACCTCGGCCTGGGCATCGTGGCCACCAGCCAGGCCCGCCCGGACGAGGACGAGAAGATCGTGCGACGCGTGGGTTCCTCGATCACCGCGATGCTCTTCGACGCGCTCGTCGTTCGCACCTCCGTGCCCGCGACCCTGCACCTGGTGAACGTGGCCGCCGGCCGGATCGACGCCTTCTGGCAGTTCGCCGGCGCCCGCGCGGACCTGCTCCCCGGCGCCCTGCTCGTCACCGAGGCCGGCGGACGGATCTCCGACGCCGAGGGCCGCCCCTGGACCCCGCACAGCGGGAGCTTCCTGGCCGCCGCGCCCGGCATCCACACCGAAGCCGTCACCACACTCTCACGCTGA
- a CDS encoding CDP-diacylglycerol diphosphatase, translated as MQALCGSPADTDPLWQDVQYCTQGIVPPSGHKADCLKTTPNHVVLHGEPVSTHNYLTIPTCRITGIECPFLLTPNVANYWHEAWENARRGGDVPVQYRYIGLGINSQAARQLNQLHIHMAGVRDSTQLRLQALDAAARVATHPSQWGDTQYQSLVTGTQGDRTYRILRLPALTTNLFALLNTNVVRRFGLQMAGQTLVVVPRMTPTAFDNAFYVLNSDASLPSGTTTCDRLLVY; from the coding sequence ATGCAAGCCCTCTGCGGCAGTCCCGCGGACACCGACCCGCTGTGGCAGGACGTGCAGTACTGCACGCAGGGGATCGTCCCGCCCAGCGGGCACAAGGCGGACTGCCTCAAGACCACCCCCAACCACGTGGTGCTGCACGGCGAGCCCGTATCGACGCACAACTACCTGACCATCCCCACCTGCCGGATCACGGGCATCGAGTGCCCGTTCCTGCTGACGCCCAACGTCGCGAACTACTGGCACGAGGCCTGGGAGAACGCCCGCAGGGGCGGCGACGTTCCCGTGCAATACCGCTACATCGGGCTGGGGATCAACTCGCAGGCCGCCCGGCAGCTCAACCAGCTGCACATCCACATGGCCGGCGTCCGAGACAGCACGCAGCTGCGGCTGCAGGCCCTGGACGCGGCGGCCCGGGTCGCAACACACCCCTCGCAGTGGGGAGACACCCAGTACCAGTCGCTGGTGACGGGAACGCAAGGGGACCGCACCTACCGGATCCTGCGGCTCCCGGCGCTGACGACAAACCTGTTCGCCCTGCTGAACACGAACGTGGTGCGGCGGTTCGGGCTCCAGATGGCGGGCCAGACGCTGGTCGTCGTGCCGAGGATGACCCCGACCGCCTTCGACAACGCTTTCTACGTCCTCAACAGCGACGCCTCACTCCCCAGCGGCACCACCACCTGCGACCGTCTGCTCGTGTACTGA
- a CDS encoding helix-turn-helix domain-containing protein — MDSTVPGAAPQGLDAFRRGWETQIGDDVFQLPAFSPDTIGDFRVKGKVAKVHGAAIADLHAASATRTADVPGGDQDLVAMYIVRRGAWTLGGPPAYGDQSVSAGQFLIRHLGSLTAFETTADLTAKFLVLPPGELKPLLGNRVMIGSAHSAEMRLLTALTDMIHVTVADLGPAGVTAAQGTLIELAKAVAKGRFDDVEPRLAPALAQAAKDLADRRLADPELSPAMLARELNVSVRTLHRAFAAVGEQVTTYIRHRRLHEARLALAAPSGRLSISELAAHWQFADGSHFTRAFKKHFGQTPTEYARSTEAATLFPPRA; from the coding sequence GTGGACTCGACCGTCCCGGGCGCCGCACCGCAGGGACTCGACGCCTTCCGGCGCGGGTGGGAGACGCAGATCGGCGACGATGTTTTCCAACTGCCGGCCTTCAGCCCCGACACGATCGGTGACTTCCGGGTCAAGGGCAAAGTGGCCAAGGTGCATGGCGCGGCGATCGCCGATCTTCACGCCGCGTCGGCAACCCGGACCGCGGACGTCCCGGGCGGCGATCAGGATCTGGTTGCCATGTACATCGTGCGGCGCGGCGCATGGACACTGGGCGGCCCGCCCGCTTACGGCGACCAGTCCGTGTCGGCCGGGCAGTTCCTCATCCGGCACCTCGGGAGCCTGACGGCCTTCGAGACGACGGCGGACCTCACGGCGAAGTTCCTCGTCCTGCCCCCCGGCGAGCTCAAACCCCTGCTCGGGAACCGGGTCATGATCGGGTCGGCGCACTCGGCCGAGATGCGCTTGCTGACGGCCCTCACCGACATGATCCACGTAACCGTGGCCGACCTCGGCCCGGCCGGTGTGACGGCTGCCCAAGGCACCCTGATCGAGCTGGCCAAGGCGGTGGCGAAGGGCCGGTTCGACGACGTGGAACCCCGGCTGGCTCCCGCTCTCGCCCAGGCGGCCAAAGACCTCGCGGACCGTCGGCTCGCTGATCCCGAGCTTTCACCAGCGATGCTTGCGCGTGAACTCAACGTCTCCGTCCGTACGCTGCATCGGGCATTCGCCGCGGTGGGTGAGCAAGTGACCACCTACATCCGCCACCGGAGACTGCACGAGGCCCGGCTCGCCCTGGCCGCGCCGTCAGGGCGTCTGAGCATCTCGGAACTCGCCGCACACTGGCAGTTCGCGGACGGCAGTCACTTCACCCGAGCCTTCAAGAAACACTTCGGTCAGACTCCCACTGAATACGCACGTTCGACCGAAGCAGCCACACTCTTTCCGCCGCGTGCCTGA
- a CDS encoding GMC family oxidoreductase: MGQSPYDYVVVGAGTAGCVIASRLSERPGVRVLLLEAGARDATEPMASPWGFLGFDPSSLWLGASTVQAGTGRAADVLRGKALGGSSTINGLYHLRGHRSGYDEWPGLGAPGWGFDDLLPYFRRSESTRSRDASVRGTDGPVVVAPVPEPHPLATAGVDAAVQAGFSRADDIGGGLETGFGWSDMNLPGGARQSAADAYIRPFLDRPNLDVVTDATVQRLRITAGRCTGVEYTLGGEHLSVESAEVILTAGAIGSAHLLMLSGIGPARHLGEHGIDVVADLPGVGSHLQDHPMAGVVYEASRPVPFLPANPPAEMMGLLHSDPAATRPDLQVYIVAAPLPSAWGRPPANGYSIAFSAMAPYSSGTVRLADANPASAPVVDPGYLSDDRDLEVMRKGLAVARRIGEADAFADWRKQEAMPGSGTSGESVDAFIRTATGPYFHFTGTCRMGTDAEAVVDPANLRVRGIAGLRVADASVMPSIPSANTNASVYAIAERAAELLA, encoded by the coding sequence ATGGGCCAGAGTCCTTATGACTATGTCGTGGTGGGAGCAGGGACAGCGGGGTGCGTGATTGCCTCCCGGCTTTCGGAACGCCCCGGCGTGCGGGTGCTGTTGCTGGAGGCGGGAGCCCGGGACGCGACGGAGCCGATGGCATCTCCATGGGGGTTCCTGGGGTTCGACCCGTCATCCCTCTGGCTGGGCGCCTCGACCGTGCAGGCCGGTACAGGCAGGGCCGCTGACGTGCTGCGCGGTAAGGCTCTCGGCGGATCGTCGACCATCAACGGCCTCTACCACCTGCGGGGGCACCGCTCCGGTTACGACGAATGGCCCGGACTCGGTGCTCCGGGCTGGGGTTTCGACGATCTGTTGCCCTATTTCCGCCGCAGCGAGAGCACTCGCAGTCGTGATGCCTCCGTGCGGGGCACGGACGGGCCGGTCGTGGTCGCCCCGGTTCCGGAACCCCATCCCCTGGCCACGGCGGGCGTCGATGCCGCGGTGCAAGCTGGGTTCTCGCGTGCCGATGACATCGGCGGCGGGCTGGAGACCGGGTTCGGGTGGAGTGACATGAATCTGCCCGGCGGCGCCCGCCAGAGCGCGGCCGACGCCTACATCCGACCGTTCCTCGACCGGCCGAACCTGGACGTCGTCACGGACGCGACAGTGCAGCGGCTGCGCATCACCGCGGGCCGCTGCACCGGCGTCGAGTACACCTTGGGTGGCGAGCACCTGTCCGTCGAGAGCGCCGAGGTCATATTGACCGCGGGAGCCATCGGCTCCGCGCACCTCCTGATGCTGTCAGGGATCGGCCCGGCACGACACCTCGGCGAGCACGGCATCGACGTCGTCGCCGACCTGCCGGGAGTGGGCTCCCATCTGCAGGACCATCCGATGGCAGGCGTGGTGTACGAGGCCAGTCGGCCCGTACCGTTCCTTCCTGCCAACCCACCGGCCGAAATGATGGGCCTGCTGCACAGCGACCCCGCCGCGACCCGGCCGGACCTTCAGGTCTACATCGTCGCCGCACCGCTCCCGTCGGCATGGGGCCGGCCTCCGGCCAACGGCTACTCCATCGCTTTCTCCGCGATGGCTCCGTACAGCAGCGGCACGGTGCGCCTGGCGGACGCCAATCCCGCCAGTGCTCCCGTCGTCGACCCCGGCTACCTGAGCGATGACCGTGACCTGGAGGTCATGCGCAAGGGCCTGGCAGTGGCACGCCGCATCGGGGAGGCCGACGCGTTCGCCGACTGGCGCAAGCAGGAAGCGATGCCGGGCTCCGGGACGAGCGGCGAATCCGTGGACGCGTTCATCCGCACGGCCACCGGCCCCTACTTCCACTTCACCGGTACCTGCCGCATGGGAACCGACGCCGAAGCCGTCGTCGACCCTGCGAACCTCCGCGTACGTGGGATCGCCGGACTGCGGGTCGCCGATGCCTCGGTGATGCCGTCCATCCCCTCCGCCAACACCAACGCGAGCGTCTACGCCATCGCCGAACGGGCCGCCGAACTACTCGCCTGA
- the lysA gene encoding diaminopimelate decarboxylase produces the protein MTIAVLPEVAPRTDDLSIWPASTTRLPHGGLAVGGVSLAELAERFDTPAYVLDEGEVRERCRTYRDAFPEAEVLYAAKAFLSRAMVRWVQEEGLGLDVCSAGELELAVTAGFPPERIVLHGNAKSPRDIATALRLGVGRIVIDSPSEIARISAAVGAHGHQKVMVRVVPGVSAGGHDKIRTGTDGQKFGLSPSDGSAQHAIARTLGQPQLELTGLHCHIGSQITTVEPYVVALRRMVELMARMRDEHGVVLPELDMGGGHGVAYRPGEAALDLTALARQLRVELIESCAATGLAVPRLAIEPGRAVAGPAGVALYRVLAVKRTGEKVFVAVDGGMSDNPRPALYGVRYAPRLVGRHSTAAPCRATVVGRHCEAGDILADDVELPGDVHPGDLLAVPVAGAYQLSMASGYNMVGRPPVIAVHAGTARLLVRRETLEDFRSRDIGG, from the coding sequence ATGACGATCGCCGTCCTCCCCGAGGTCGCGCCCCGTACCGATGACCTGTCGATATGGCCCGCGTCCACGACCCGGCTCCCGCACGGCGGCCTTGCCGTCGGCGGGGTGTCGCTGGCCGAGCTCGCCGAGCGGTTCGACACTCCCGCCTACGTCCTGGACGAGGGTGAGGTCCGCGAGCGTTGCCGCACCTACCGCGACGCCTTTCCCGAAGCCGAAGTCCTTTACGCAGCCAAGGCGTTCCTCTCCCGGGCGATGGTGCGCTGGGTCCAGGAGGAAGGACTGGGCCTGGACGTGTGCTCGGCCGGGGAGCTGGAGCTCGCGGTGACCGCCGGGTTTCCGCCCGAGCGGATCGTGCTGCACGGCAACGCCAAGTCGCCCCGGGACATCGCGACCGCGCTGCGGCTCGGGGTGGGGCGGATCGTGATCGACAGCCCGTCCGAGATCGCCCGCATCTCCGCCGCCGTCGGCGCCCACGGCCACCAGAAGGTGATGGTGCGCGTCGTACCGGGCGTCTCGGCCGGAGGCCACGACAAGATCCGCACGGGAACGGACGGCCAGAAGTTCGGCCTCTCCCCCTCCGACGGCTCCGCACAGCACGCCATCGCCCGGACCCTGGGCCAGCCGCAGCTCGAACTCACGGGCCTGCACTGCCACATCGGCTCTCAGATCACCACCGTGGAGCCGTATGTCGTGGCGCTGCGGCGCATGGTGGAGCTGATGGCCCGCATGCGCGACGAGCACGGCGTGGTCCTGCCCGAACTGGACATGGGTGGCGGTCACGGCGTCGCCTACCGGCCGGGCGAGGCGGCCCTCGACCTCACCGCGCTCGCCCGGCAGCTCCGCGTCGAACTGATCGAGAGCTGCGCCGCCACCGGGCTGGCGGTGCCGCGGCTCGCCATAGAGCCGGGGCGCGCGGTGGCGGGGCCGGCAGGGGTCGCGCTGTACCGGGTCCTGGCGGTCAAGCGCACCGGCGAGAAGGTGTTCGTCGCCGTGGATGGCGGGATGAGCGACAACCCCCGGCCCGCCTTGTACGGGGTGCGGTACGCGCCCCGGCTCGTCGGACGCCACTCCACGGCCGCGCCCTGCCGGGCCACGGTCGTCGGACGGCACTGCGAGGCGGGCGACATCCTCGCCGACGACGTGGAGTTGCCGGGGGACGTCCACCCCGGCGACCTGCTCGCCGTCCCCGTGGCGGGCGCGTACCAGCTGTCCATGGCCTCCGGGTACAACATGGTCGGCCGTCCCCCGGTCATTGCGGTCCACGCGGGCACCGCCCGGCTCCTGGTCCGGCGCGAAACCCTGGAGGACTTCCGCAGCCGGGACATCGGCGGCTAG
- a CDS encoding aldo/keto reductase, translating to MEGVEFAAAGGGCDLIDTADMYSRGQSEEMVGEALAARRDDVMLATKAALPMSEEHNHQGASRRWLAKALDDSLRRLGVDHIEMALDFVTAHPLVTSALIGPRTMEHLHSQLAAADTILPAEILDAIDAIVSPGVDLAPQEKNPTPAPAITDPSLRRRAS from the coding sequence GTGGAGGGCGTCGAGTTCGCGGCGGCCGGCGGTGGGTGCGACCTCATCGACACCGCCGACATGTACAGCCGCGGACAATCGGAAGAGATGGTCGGCGAGGCGCTCGCCGCGCGCCGGGATGACGTCATGCTCGCCACGAAGGCTGCCCTGCCCATGAGCGAGGAACACAACCACCAGGGAGCCTCGCGTCGCTGGCTCGCCAAGGCCCTTGATGACAGCCTGCGTCGGCTCGGCGTCGACCACATCGAGATGGCGCTCGACTTCGTCACCGCCCACCCACTGGTCACCAGCGCCCTGATCGGCCCCCGGACCATGGAACATCTGCACTCCCAACTGGCCGCCGCTGACACCATCCTGCCCGCAGAGATCCTCGACGCCATCGATGCCATCGTGTCCCCCGGAGTGGACCTCGCACCACAGGAGAAGAACCCGACTCCCGCACCCGCGATCACAGATCCCTCATTGCGACGCCGCGCTTCCTGA